In Acholeplasma equirhinis, the following proteins share a genomic window:
- a CDS encoding bifunctional metallophosphatase/5'-nucleotidase, with the protein MKKIILILCALIIGITITACNEEITPGVYFEHPDEIIHYIGDNKPIYKDLVSVTYQPGDINLKSLLMYSDAKVQYTTVGSYEITFTVTYQSVKYESTASVKVELKDSGEDEEVIDFEFYYINDLHGAILEDGDSIGLSKISNVVLEAKTLRPNKTIFLSGGDIVQGQILSNWYDGASTIDILNHMQLDAYVVGNHEFDWGFNVVTQYFNGENVLQANFPLLGANVYEKTTNERHVDVEPYTIIEKAGVKIAVIGTIGYGLESSISYPRIQDYYFTDPVELTGYWAEYVRLEEGADIVVAINHQDASFYNNQVAAFTGNKRIDAIFNGHTHYAYVRDTNTSHGVVHTIQSGANGTNLGKVTLTYDRNLGVINSDAVNLNRYNEPKLNQENQSIKNLVNSYVEEIEDLYVPILNSGDYYSQNDLTYYLAKMMQIYTNSDIGIHNFGGTRTSISYGEGLSYAKLFQISPFDNTIVTVKVKGSVINQLSGVGVVYRSGLGSINPNTYYKVATNDYIFGNNESFKNGEEIVFTGETLLDVMAEVIRNQKDNGATVWTTNLEIIFDSNLKTFSSVYLPRKEYFI; encoded by the coding sequence ATGAAAAAAATCATACTTATTTTATGTGCACTCATTATTGGTATTACAATAACTGCATGTAATGAAGAAATTACACCTGGTGTATATTTTGAACATCCAGATGAGATTATTCACTATATTGGTGATAATAAACCGATTTATAAAGATCTTGTATCTGTAACATATCAACCTGGTGATATCAATTTAAAATCACTTTTAATGTATAGTGATGCAAAAGTTCAATATACAACTGTTGGAAGTTATGAAATTACATTTACTGTCACTTATCAATCAGTTAAATACGAATCTACTGCAAGTGTTAAAGTTGAATTAAAAGATTCTGGCGAAGATGAAGAAGTCATTGATTTTGAATTTTATTATATTAATGACTTGCATGGTGCGATTTTAGAAGATGGTGATTCCATTGGATTATCTAAAATTAGTAACGTCGTTTTAGAAGCTAAAACATTAAGACCAAATAAAACAATCTTTTTATCTGGTGGTGATATTGTTCAAGGACAAATTTTATCTAACTGGTATGATGGTGCAAGCACAATTGACATTCTAAATCATATGCAACTTGATGCGTATGTTGTTGGTAATCATGAATTTGACTGGGGTTTTAATGTTGTTACACAATATTTCAATGGTGAAAATGTACTACAAGCAAACTTCCCACTTTTAGGTGCCAATGTCTATGAAAAAACTACAAATGAGCGTCATGTTGATGTTGAACCGTATACAATTATTGAAAAAGCTGGTGTTAAAATTGCAGTAATTGGTACGATTGGTTATGGACTAGAAAGTTCAATTTCATATCCAAGAATACAAGATTATTATTTTACTGATCCAGTTGAATTAACTGGTTACTGGGCTGAATATGTAAGATTAGAAGAAGGTGCTGATATTGTAGTTGCAATTAATCACCAAGACGCATCTTTTTATAACAATCAAGTCGCAGCTTTTACAGGTAATAAACGTATTGATGCAATCTTCAATGGACATACACATTATGCTTATGTAAGGGATACAAATACTTCACATGGTGTTGTTCATACCATTCAATCTGGAGCCAATGGTACAAATTTGGGTAAAGTTACATTAACTTATGATAGAAATTTAGGTGTAATTAATTCTGATGCAGTTAATCTAAATCGATATAATGAACCTAAACTCAATCAAGAAAATCAATCAATTAAAAATTTAGTGAATTCATATGTAGAAGAAATTGAAGATTTATATGTTCCAATTTTAAATTCAGGAGATTATTATTCTCAAAATGATTTAACATATTATTTAGCTAAAATGATGCAAATTTATACAAATAGTGATATTGGTATTCATAACTTTGGTGGTACAAGAACAAGCATTTCATATGGCGAGGGACTAAGTTATGCTAAACTATTCCAAATTTCACCTTTTGATAATACAATTGTGACCGTTAAAGTTAAAGGTAGTGTAATTAACCAATTAAGTGGTGTTGGTGTCGTTTATAGATCGGGTTTAGGATCGATTAATCCTAATACATACTATAAAGTTGCAACAAATGACTACATATTTGGTAATAATGAGTCATTTAAAAATGGTGAGGAGATTGTCTTTACAGGTGAAACACTTTTAGATGTTATGGCAGAAGTCATAAGAAATCAAAAGGATAATGGAGCAACTGTTTGGACCACAAATCTTGAAATAATTTTTGATAG
- a CDS encoding sensor domain-containing diguanylate cyclase: MIFTSIIATCLLIAIATCLLLVQSYIKVGKKYSGIKSWITGVFLHTLGIIISIFSDANLKDFTVPISGILVLGGLFSILVGINRFFDKFTNYYEESILMLLAAISIIYFNSFNINITFSLIALNVAYLAISLKGAFFLLKSRKKETNHSIIMTASFMFALAFIALSRIINAFFADSNSTYHLANSTDYNIILIYYIIFTIMIINLNLLINDKSFQQMAYEQNKFKTIFSQSPLSMMMMDLETDIVLDVNETLIRELGYSKKDLIGKHYSQIRMFDLVKDRPNTRQFDANPHDVFNKEVPVLRYDGEILHSLLSISIVQQLEETLKIISLTDITEIYELKEKLDRYAYYDSLTELPNRRLFIKHFNSKVENRESFAIVTIDLDDFKQFNDLYGHDTGDEILKEIGTRLNTLVSGSNFAARYGGDEFVLLLHYRGYQEELTSEIQKVASVLRKELKIQKQSIQITASIGTAIFPLHGQNLRDLMHKADIAMYQVKHLTKDDMKIFEE, translated from the coding sequence ATGATTTTTACATCAATCATTGCAACCTGTCTGTTAATAGCAATAGCGACTTGTTTATTGTTAGTTCAATCGTATATTAAAGTCGGTAAAAAATACTCAGGGATAAAAAGTTGGATCACAGGTGTATTTTTACATACACTTGGTATCATTATTTCAATATTTTCAGATGCTAATTTAAAAGACTTCACTGTACCTATCAGTGGGATTTTAGTCTTAGGTGGTTTATTCTCAATATTAGTTGGAATTAATCGATTCTTTGATAAATTTACAAACTACTATGAAGAATCAATTTTAATGTTACTAGCAGCTATTTCTATTATTTATTTCAATTCGTTTAATATAAATATTACATTCTCGTTAATTGCATTAAATGTAGCATATTTAGCAATCTCATTAAAAGGTGCATTTTTCTTGTTAAAAAGTCGTAAGAAAGAAACTAATCATAGCATTATTATGACAGCTTCATTTATGTTTGCACTTGCATTTATTGCGTTAAGTAGAATTATTAATGCATTTTTTGCAGATAGTAACTCGACATATCATTTGGCAAATAGTACCGATTATAACATTATCCTTATTTATTACATTATCTTTACAATCATGATTATTAATTTAAATTTACTTATTAACGATAAATCATTCCAACAAATGGCTTATGAACAAAATAAATTTAAAACGATTTTCAGTCAATCACCACTTTCAATGATGATGATGGATTTAGAAACTGATATTGTACTTGATGTAAATGAAACACTTATCAGAGAGTTAGGATATTCGAAAAAAGATTTAATTGGAAAGCATTATTCACAAATTCGAATGTTTGATTTGGTGAAAGATCGACCGAATACTCGACAATTTGATGCAAATCCTCATGATGTTTTTAATAAAGAAGTTCCAGTGCTTAGATACGATGGAGAAATACTACATTCATTATTATCCATATCCATCGTTCAACAATTAGAAGAGACACTTAAAATCATTTCACTTACAGATATAACAGAGATTTATGAGTTAAAAGAAAAACTTGATAGATATGCATATTATGACTCATTAACTGAACTACCAAACAGAAGATTATTTATTAAACACTTTAATTCTAAAGTGGAAAATAGAGAAAGTTTTGCAATTGTTACGATTGATTTAGATGACTTTAAACAATTTAATGATCTATACGGTCATGATACTGGGGATGAAATCTTAAAAGAAATAGGAACAAGATTAAATACACTTGTTTCTGGAAGTAATTTTGCAGCCAGGTATGGTGGAGATGAATTTGTATTATTACTGCACTATCGAGGATATCAAGAAGAATTGACCTCTGAAATTCAAAAAGTTGCAAGCGTTTTAAGAAAAGAATTAAAAATTCAAAAACAAAGCATTCAAATTACAGCATCGATTGGTACTGCAATATTCCCACTTCACGGTCAAAATTTACGAGATTTAATGCATAAAGCAGATATTGCAATGTATCAAGTAAAGCACTTAACTAAAGATGATATGAAGATTTTTGAAGAATAG